A section of the Marispirochaeta aestuarii genome encodes:
- the secG gene encoding preprotein translocase subunit SecG: MVIVSVLLMILFVISALLLIFIVLIQDDQGDGLGGMFGGGSSTPFGSRSGNILTRFTSILGVIFMGSAFALAWINVSDTEGDVEGAARRMANDAAQTEWWNQNPDQGGANQDAAE, from the coding sequence ATGGTAATTGTTTCTGTATTACTGATGATTCTGTTTGTCATCAGCGCCCTTTTGCTTATTTTTATTGTCCTTATCCAGGACGATCAGGGAGACGGACTGGGCGGAATGTTCGGCGGAGGAAGCTCCACGCCCTTTGGATCACGCTCCGGTAATATTCTTACCCGCTTTACATCCATTCTCGGTGTCATCTTCATGGGAAGTGCCTTTGCCCTCGCCTGGATAAACGTAAGTGACACTGAAGGCGACGTGGAAGGTGCAGCCCGAAGAATGGCAAATGATGCTGCGCAAACGGAATGGTGGAATCAGAATCCTGATCAGGGTGGAGCCAATCAGGACGCAGCCGAATAG
- a CDS encoding phosphoglycerate kinase, which yields MSLKTVKDIDLKNKRVLVRVDFNVPLKEGTITDDTRIKAALPTLKYILEQEGASLILMTHLGRPKGAREPAFSLAPVAVRLGELLGKDVIMAPDCIGAEVEKLASGLKGGDVMMLENVRFYEGETKNDPGFAASLAKLGDVYVNDAFGTAHRAHASTEGVAHHLEAAAGFLIEKEVKFFSPLLENPARPFVAIIGGAKVSTKIAVLESLLPKCTTLVIGGGMAYTFLKAQGHEIGKSLLEEDFLDTARSLLKKADEAGVEVILPLDHVVASEFSESAKPEQVDGIDIPQGRIGMDVGPKTLAGIRTAVAAAKNVVWNGPLGVFEFDAFARGTLEVAGYVAECPGTTVVGGGDSVAAVNKFNFADRIDHVSTGGGASLEFLEGKALPGIVALTQ from the coding sequence ATGTCCCTTAAGACAGTTAAAGATATCGATCTGAAAAACAAACGGGTTCTGGTACGGGTTGATTTTAACGTCCCCTTGAAGGAGGGGACGATTACCGATGATACCCGTATCAAGGCAGCTCTGCCGACCCTGAAGTATATTCTCGAGCAGGAAGGGGCGTCACTAATACTCATGACCCATCTGGGGCGGCCCAAGGGTGCCCGGGAGCCGGCTTTCAGTCTGGCTCCCGTTGCTGTCCGGCTGGGCGAGCTTCTTGGAAAAGACGTAATCATGGCTCCCGACTGTATCGGCGCCGAGGTCGAAAAGCTTGCTTCCGGCCTCAAAGGCGGGGATGTCATGATGCTCGAGAATGTTCGCTTCTACGAGGGGGAGACCAAAAACGACCCCGGTTTCGCAGCGTCCCTGGCAAAACTGGGGGATGTATACGTGAACGATGCCTTCGGTACCGCTCACCGGGCACACGCTTCCACCGAAGGTGTTGCCCACCATCTGGAGGCGGCCGCAGGGTTTCTTATCGAAAAAGAGGTGAAGTTTTTTTCTCCACTTCTTGAGAATCCGGCTCGACCCTTCGTCGCGATCATCGGCGGCGCCAAGGTCTCCACGAAAATCGCTGTCCTCGAATCCCTGTTGCCGAAATGCACTACCCTGGTTATCGGGGGAGGCATGGCATACACCTTTCTGAAGGCCCAGGGCCACGAAATCGGCAAATCTCTTCTGGAAGAGGACTTCCTTGACACAGCCAGATCCCTCCTGAAAAAGGCGGATGAGGCGGGAGTCGAGGTGATTCTGCCCCTGGATCACGTTGTGGCCTCCGAATTCTCCGAGTCTGCAAAACCCGAACAGGTCGACGGAATTGACATTCCCCAGGGCAGAATCGGCATGGACGTGGGGCCGAAGACCCTGGCCGGAATCAGGACTGCCGTTGCTGCTGCCAAAAATGTAGTCTGGAACGGACCTCTGGGAGTCTTTGAGTTCGATGCCTTTGCCAGGGGAACCCTTGAAGTCGCCGGTTATGTCGCGGAGTGCCCGGGCACGACAGTTGTGGGCGGCGGAGATTCCGTAGCTGCGGTCAATAAATTCAATTTTGCCGATCGCATCGACCATGTTTCTACCGGAGGGGGAGCCTCGCTCGAATTCCTTGAAGGCAAAGCCCTCCCTGGAATAGTTGCATTAACACAATAA
- a CDS encoding peptidylprolyl isomerase has translation MKKVGCLFIIVLIFFCSLQITAAPLDGPAAMINLIRTEVITKGQLQQRVEETEEVRVQARLGIPPQTEKQVLDAMIAEILIEQAAERDGINVSESEISAALNNQRKGVELQLQQRGQMGASEQLSENRFRELMEQQTRMSWVEIRESIRKQLLQQKYVMQTQSDVIDTISPPAEKDIQERYNRIATRLVNPEIIRFSQIFISTMNKNEAAVDGLREKAEDIHKKIRQGADFSSLVSEYTDDAGSRYSGGDFGYLARDDARAEAYFGKDFFARLFSLETNQVSGVLRSNIGFHIVKITEHRDAKILSLNDPLSPTNPMTVREYISRLIINEKQQQALHDAYSRVVSTLRSEADIQVFE, from the coding sequence ATGAAGAAAGTCGGATGCCTGTTTATCATTGTCCTGATATTTTTCTGCTCTCTGCAGATAACGGCTGCCCCCCTGGACGGACCTGCGGCGATGATAAATCTTATTCGCACCGAGGTCATAACGAAGGGACAGCTGCAGCAGCGGGTTGAAGAGACCGAAGAAGTCCGGGTTCAGGCCCGCCTCGGGATTCCTCCCCAGACAGAAAAACAGGTCCTGGATGCCATGATCGCAGAAATCCTCATTGAGCAGGCCGCTGAACGGGACGGAATAAACGTATCCGAGAGCGAAATATCCGCAGCGCTGAATAATCAGCGCAAGGGTGTGGAGTTGCAGCTGCAGCAGCGGGGACAGATGGGAGCATCAGAGCAGCTGTCTGAAAATCGCTTCCGGGAGCTTATGGAGCAGCAGACCCGGATGAGCTGGGTTGAGATCCGTGAGTCCATCCGCAAACAGCTGCTTCAGCAGAAATATGTAATGCAGACCCAGTCCGATGTCATTGATACTATCAGTCCTCCGGCGGAAAAAGATATTCAGGAGCGGTATAACAGAATAGCTACCCGCCTGGTCAATCCTGAAATTATCCGTTTCAGTCAGATTTTCATTTCCACGATGAACAAGAATGAAGCCGCTGTAGATGGTCTTCGCGAGAAGGCGGAGGATATCCATAAAAAGATCCGTCAGGGCGCCGATTTCAGTTCCCTGGTGAGCGAGTACACCGATGATGCAGGTTCACGATATTCCGGCGGTGATTTCGGATACCTGGCCCGGGATGACGCCAGGGCCGAAGCATATTTTGGAAAAGACTTCTTTGCCCGCCTCTTCAGTCTGGAAACGAATCAGGTTTCAGGTGTACTGCGTTCCAACATTGGTTTTCACATCGTTAAAATAACCGAACATCGGGATGCTAAGATTCTTTCCCTGAACGACCCCTTGAGTCCTACAAATCCAATGACCGTACGGGAATATATAAGCCGACTGATTATTAACGAAAAACAGCAACAGGCGCTTCACGATGCCTACAGTCGTGTTGTGAGTACCCTGCGAAGTGAAGCAGATATTCAGGTGTTCGAGTAG
- the tpiA gene encoding triose-phosphate isomerase: MRRYFIAGNWKMNKTVAEALELVEGLKKEVSGVAHRVMVAPPFTALDAVAKSLKGSEIILGAQNMSDQESGAHTGEVSVLMLKDLGVEVVILGHSERRLIYGESDEFINRKVRLAISRGLEVILCVGETLEQREAGKAEAVVEGQLAGSLKDVSEADLKKVTIAYEPVWAIGTGKTATPGDADAIHKAVRKKISGLYSAQAAEDLVIQYGGSVKPDNAKELMGMENIDGALVGGAALKLDSFVPIVKFDA, translated from the coding sequence ATGCGAAGATATTTTATTGCCGGCAACTGGAAGATGAACAAAACTGTTGCAGAGGCTCTCGAACTTGTGGAAGGGCTCAAGAAGGAGGTTTCCGGTGTCGCCCATCGTGTTATGGTGGCCCCTCCTTTTACCGCTCTTGATGCGGTGGCTAAGAGCCTGAAGGGTTCCGAAATAATCCTGGGTGCCCAGAATATGTCAGACCAGGAATCCGGCGCACACACGGGAGAAGTTTCCGTTCTTATGCTGAAGGATCTGGGAGTTGAGGTTGTTATCCTTGGACACTCGGAACGTCGTCTTATATACGGAGAAAGTGACGAATTCATCAATCGTAAAGTCCGCCTGGCTATTTCCCGGGGACTTGAAGTTATTCTCTGCGTGGGTGAGACCCTGGAACAGCGGGAAGCCGGAAAGGCCGAAGCAGTGGTGGAAGGGCAGCTCGCAGGCAGCCTCAAGGATGTAAGCGAAGCGGACCTGAAAAAGGTCACCATCGCCTATGAACCTGTCTGGGCCATCGGTACCGGAAAAACCGCTACCCCCGGGGATGCCGATGCTATTCACAAGGCCGTCCGAAAGAAGATAAGCGGGCTGTATTCTGCACAAGCAGCTGAGGATCTTGTCATTCAGTACGGCGGATCCGTTAAGCCTGATAATGCGAAAGAGTTGATGGGTATGGAAAATATCGACGGGGCCCTCGTCGGCGGAGCTGCCCTGAAGCTTGATTCGTTTGTTCCGATCGTAAAATTTGATGCCTAG